A single genomic interval of Arthrobacter methylotrophus harbors:
- a CDS encoding DNA-3-methyladenine glycosylase I codes for MTPPENGTIIGDDGLARPPWASVDPLLREYYDHEWGMPVRDEQGLYERISLEGFQAGLSWATILRKREAFRSAFLDFRPDSVATFTEADVERLMQDPGIVRNRLKIRAAVTNAKATIALRSEGGLVDFVWSFQPESTPEPRTFADVATQSVESVALSKALRKKGFAFVGPTTMYALMEAIGMIDTHLVDSHRRGSSGVWL; via the coding sequence ATGACCCCGCCTGAGAACGGCACCATCATCGGCGATGACGGCCTTGCGCGGCCACCTTGGGCCTCCGTTGACCCGCTCTTGCGCGAGTACTACGACCACGAGTGGGGCATGCCTGTCCGGGACGAGCAAGGCTTGTATGAACGCATCAGCCTCGAAGGATTCCAGGCGGGCCTGTCCTGGGCCACCATCCTGCGTAAGCGCGAGGCTTTCCGCTCCGCCTTCCTGGACTTCCGGCCTGATAGTGTCGCGACCTTCACCGAGGCGGACGTCGAGCGGCTGATGCAGGATCCGGGGATCGTCCGCAACCGTCTTAAGATCCGGGCCGCCGTGACGAATGCCAAGGCCACCATCGCCCTGCGCAGCGAAGGTGGATTGGTGGACTTCGTTTGGTCGTTCCAACCGGAGTCGACGCCGGAACCGCGGACCTTTGCCGACGTCGCCACTCAATCGGTAGAGTCCGTTGCTTTGTCCAAGGCCCTCCGCAAGAAGGGCTTCGCTTTCGTGGGGCCCACCACCATGTATGCGCTGATGGAGGCCATCGGCATGATCGATACCCATCTCGTAGACAGCCACCGTCGCGGGAGCTCCGGGGTGTGGCTTTGA
- a CDS encoding metalloregulator ArsR/SmtB family transcription factor has protein sequence MNADNSACSLGVDSHYVELAVEVFAMLADATRVRIILALRDGEMAVGALADLVGKSPAAVSQHLAKMRLARMVSTRQDGTKVMYRLENQHARQLVADAIFQAEHALGGTPTHHHAEEARA, from the coding sequence ATGAATGCAGATAATAGTGCTTGCTCCTTGGGAGTCGACAGCCATTACGTTGAGTTGGCCGTCGAAGTGTTCGCGATGCTGGCCGACGCTACGCGGGTGCGGATCATCTTGGCGCTTCGCGACGGCGAAATGGCCGTCGGCGCGCTGGCGGACCTGGTGGGGAAGTCCCCGGCGGCCGTATCCCAGCACCTTGCCAAAATGCGCTTGGCGAGGATGGTTTCCACGCGCCAAGACGGAACCAAGGTCATGTACCGATTGGAGAATCAGCACGCCCGCCAGTTGGTCGCGGATGCCATTTTCCAAGCAGAACACGCCCTGGGCGGCACCCCTACACACCACCACGCAGAAGAAGCAAGGGCATGA
- a CDS encoding cation diffusion facilitator family transporter produces MSSHQHLDHHGEHVHEHDHDHDHDHDHDHDHDHDHDHDHDGHSHEHHKGLKGWLYELFVPHTHDAADSIDDALESSTQGIRALKISLFILLGTTVLQFLVVLISGSVALLADTIHNFSDALTAVPLWIAFILGRRAATRRYNYGYGRAEDLAGLFIVGVVALSAVVAAWQSIDRLFHPQPLHNLWWVLAAGLIGFAGNEIVAVYRIRVGRQIGSAALVADGVHARIDGFTSLAVVLGAGGVLLGFPLADPIVGLLISGAIIVLLWGTVRSIGRRLMDGIEPELLDSAQAALERTPGVLSVPKLQLRWVGHRLQGATTIVLTDAALSAVEEIVDNARHQLEYALPKLDDMVIQPVTRPDN; encoded by the coding sequence ATGAGCAGTCATCAACACCTTGATCATCATGGGGAGCACGTGCACGAGCATGACCATGACCATGACCATGACCATGACCATGACCATGACCATGACCATGACCATGACCATGACCATGACGGACACTCCCACGAACACCACAAGGGTCTCAAGGGGTGGCTGTATGAGCTGTTTGTCCCACACACCCACGACGCCGCCGATTCCATCGACGATGCCCTTGAGTCCTCTACCCAAGGCATTCGGGCACTGAAGATCAGCCTGTTTATCCTCCTCGGCACCACCGTGCTGCAGTTTCTTGTGGTCCTCATCAGCGGCTCCGTCGCGTTGCTTGCCGACACCATCCATAATTTCTCCGACGCTCTCACGGCCGTGCCCTTGTGGATCGCATTCATCCTGGGACGTCGTGCAGCAACCCGCCGGTACAACTATGGGTATGGGCGTGCGGAGGATCTTGCCGGCCTGTTCATCGTCGGCGTGGTTGCGCTTTCCGCCGTAGTCGCGGCGTGGCAATCCATCGATCGATTGTTCCACCCGCAGCCCCTGCACAACCTGTGGTGGGTTCTCGCGGCCGGTCTCATAGGCTTCGCGGGCAATGAAATTGTGGCTGTCTACCGCATCAGGGTCGGGCGGCAGATCGGATCTGCCGCCTTGGTCGCCGACGGCGTGCATGCCCGCATTGACGGATTCACGTCCCTCGCCGTGGTGCTTGGCGCCGGCGGCGTGCTGCTCGGCTTTCCCTTGGCGGACCCGATCGTCGGCCTGTTGATTTCGGGGGCCATCATTGTCCTGCTCTGGGGTACGGTACGCAGCATTGGACGACGCCTGATGGACGGGATAGAACCCGAACTGCTCGACAGCGCCCAGGCCGCCCTGGAAAGGACGCCCGGCGTACTCTCCGTGCCGAAGCTGCAACTTCGCTGGGTTGGCCATCGTCTTCAGGGCGCCACCACCATCGTCCTCACCGACGCAGCCTTGTCAGCGGTGGAAGAAATTGTCGACAACGCCAGACACCAGCTTGAGTATGCACTCCCCAAGCTCGACGACATGGTGATACAGCCCGTGACAAGGCCGGACAACTGA
- a CDS encoding FtsW/RodA/SpoVE family cell cycle protein codes for MSQQAISAKPRRNVEMVLLVLALGVGIGALAMTSVDKKQALDAGFWLQAVTLTALAGIFHVVLRFKARYADPVILPIVVALNGLGIAMIRRLDASNGTSAGTNQLTWTIISVLVAAAVLWLLKDHRLLRRYTFIALAVSAALLILPLVPGISAGDINGANVWIRLGSLQFQPGEIVKITLAVFFAGYLSSNRDLILLAGRKFGRLQFPRIKDTGPMITAWVASVGVLVFQHDLGMSILLFGLFIVMIYVATSRASWLVLGVVLMLAGGYAAANIFSHVGLRIDAWLNAFDPQVFTRFPGGSAQIVQGLFGMADGGLIGKGLGLGSPDLVPFANSDMIIASLGEELGLIGLFAIVLLYLLLFTRGFRAALGIRDAFGKLLACGLAFSMALQCFIIIGGVTRLIPLTGLTTPFLSAGGSSLLANWIIVALLLRISDAARRPQTIASQNEHVPV; via the coding sequence ATGAGCCAGCAAGCGATTTCGGCGAAACCTCGTCGGAACGTGGAGATGGTGCTGTTGGTGCTGGCGCTTGGCGTCGGAATCGGTGCCCTTGCAATGACCAGCGTGGACAAGAAACAAGCCCTTGACGCTGGATTCTGGCTTCAAGCGGTAACCTTGACGGCACTGGCCGGGATCTTCCACGTTGTCCTGCGGTTCAAGGCCCGCTATGCGGATCCGGTGATCCTGCCGATCGTGGTGGCTTTGAACGGCCTCGGCATCGCCATGATTCGTCGCCTGGATGCGTCAAACGGTACCTCTGCCGGGACAAATCAACTGACATGGACCATCATCTCGGTCCTGGTTGCGGCCGCCGTGCTGTGGCTGTTGAAGGACCATCGGCTATTGCGCCGATACACCTTCATTGCTCTCGCGGTCAGCGCCGCCCTTCTCATCCTTCCCCTGGTCCCGGGAATTTCCGCCGGCGACATCAACGGCGCGAATGTCTGGATACGCCTCGGTTCGCTGCAATTCCAGCCCGGGGAAATCGTAAAGATTACGCTTGCCGTCTTCTTCGCGGGCTACCTGTCGTCCAACCGGGACCTGATCCTGTTGGCCGGCAGGAAATTCGGTCGCTTGCAGTTCCCCAGGATCAAAGACACGGGGCCCATGATCACCGCTTGGGTCGCCAGTGTAGGGGTTCTGGTCTTCCAGCACGATCTCGGCATGTCGATATTGCTCTTCGGCCTGTTCATCGTGATGATCTACGTTGCCACGAGCCGAGCCAGCTGGCTTGTCCTGGGCGTGGTGCTCATGCTTGCTGGCGGATACGCCGCAGCAAATATTTTTTCCCATGTGGGCCTGCGCATCGACGCCTGGCTAAACGCATTCGATCCGCAAGTATTCACCCGCTTCCCGGGAGGTAGCGCCCAGATCGTCCAGGGCCTCTTCGGAATGGCCGACGGCGGCCTGATCGGAAAGGGCCTCGGGCTCGGAAGCCCCGACCTTGTACCGTTCGCCAACAGCGACATGATCATCGCTTCACTGGGTGAAGAACTCGGCCTGATCGGGCTGTTCGCTATTGTCCTTCTCTACTTGCTCCTCTTCACCCGCGGATTCCGTGCCGCTTTGGGCATCAGGGATGCGTTCGGGAAGCTCCTTGCCTGTGGGCTGGCCTTTAGCATGGCCCTTCAGTGCTTCATCATCATCGGCGGCGTCACCCGCCTCATTCCCCTCACCGGGCTGACGACCCCGTTCCTCTCAGCGGGCGGATCCTCCCTCCTTGCCAACTGGATCATCGTCGCACTCCTCTTGCGGATCAGTGACGCGGCCCGCAGGCCCCAAACAATTGCGTCCCAGAACGAACACGTTCCGGTCTGA
- a CDS encoding RICIN domain-containing protein, with protein MVRQRSLYASAVVIATACLALATTPAGASATTTATTYTVSSGSVTQDGHPTDTPANPFIDKDGTFYFQQSISDYAATAQRHWDFYTGTNFDNATRSSISDSVNPANSLDSNKDTTWRCNNSPTGVQASYAPAGSSYSQRNYCDLSSTWVDPDTGDWYGLVHNEFTPQPMGDGIHFDAIDYAVSTDQGKTWSIKDHAITSPYSTTRGDTTAFPNQNYYYGDGDQRLVVDNASGYFYVYYGSRVINQGGSWGPDGFGEHVARAPISQKMAKGSWQKYYNGQWQTPGIGGSESNLHSVSTAYPNGYVPASQDYNPLNTGTISQQAAAGQLPKNGSDLFVMNVSYNAYLGKYIGTPQTDLGDGVSRPLHFYATDDLATQQWTDIGSTPNYTQQSWYRFMGDSATATTGNILGKTFRSYCYFYCSNTSGAVSSSEHVDVTIDSNNPAAPVVDPSKAYYIKSGSGQLLTQSGANATAVVSAPAGAGFEGWKFTSNNDGSYRITNNVSGLALGVDSSVTTSRAWAAKPALAPLSGTGPTVGQQWFIQADLSTPSTSGSTSPTGSYRIINRYSGLVISLTATTAQTSPYRNWANITGNSADTTTPQNQAMTFQEAAPVGALVGVGSGRCLDVPNSSTTNGTLEDIWDCNGGANQKWNVTAAGELRIFGDSKCLDLLNNATSPGSSVGIWDCTGGTNQQWTVNSDGTIVSKSSGLCLDVANQNTANGTSVEVWTCNRGTNQQWKRV; from the coding sequence ATGGTAAGACAACGAAGTTTGTACGCTTCAGCGGTGGTGATTGCAACAGCCTGCCTGGCTCTGGCGACAACCCCCGCAGGCGCTTCGGCTACGACGACTGCAACGACCTACACGGTGTCGAGTGGCTCGGTCACCCAGGATGGACACCCTACTGACACTCCGGCCAACCCGTTCATCGACAAGGACGGTACGTTCTACTTCCAGCAGTCGATATCTGATTACGCTGCCACTGCCCAGAGGCACTGGGATTTTTACACAGGAACGAATTTTGACAACGCTACGCGTTCTTCGATCAGTGACTCGGTGAATCCAGCCAACTCGTTGGACAGCAACAAGGACACGACATGGCGATGCAACAACAGCCCCACCGGTGTCCAAGCAAGCTATGCCCCGGCGGGCAGCAGCTATTCACAGCGAAACTATTGCGATCTTTCAAGCACGTGGGTCGACCCGGACACCGGGGACTGGTACGGCTTGGTGCACAACGAGTTCACGCCCCAACCCATGGGTGACGGAATTCATTTCGACGCGATTGACTACGCGGTGTCGACGGATCAAGGAAAGACGTGGTCGATCAAGGACCATGCGATCACCTCCCCGTACAGTACGACGCGTGGAGACACGACAGCGTTCCCGAACCAGAACTACTACTACGGCGATGGCGACCAGCGCCTGGTTGTAGACAACGCTTCCGGGTATTTCTACGTCTACTATGGCTCACGAGTCATAAACCAAGGGGGCAGCTGGGGCCCTGACGGGTTCGGGGAACATGTCGCCCGGGCGCCAATCTCCCAGAAAATGGCCAAGGGATCGTGGCAGAAGTACTACAACGGTCAGTGGCAGACCCCCGGCATAGGCGGTAGCGAGAGCAATCTTCACTCGGTTTCCACCGCTTACCCCAACGGCTATGTTCCGGCGAGCCAGGACTACAATCCCCTGAACACCGGGACTATCAGCCAGCAGGCCGCCGCCGGGCAACTCCCCAAGAACGGTTCGGACCTGTTCGTCATGAACGTCTCCTACAATGCTTATCTGGGCAAGTACATCGGAACCCCCCAGACCGACCTCGGAGATGGTGTATCGAGGCCCCTGCATTTCTATGCCACGGACGATCTAGCGACCCAGCAGTGGACCGACATCGGCTCCACACCCAACTACACCCAGCAGTCCTGGTACCGGTTCATGGGTGACTCCGCCACCGCGACCACCGGAAATATCCTCGGAAAGACCTTCCGGTCCTACTGCTACTTCTACTGCTCCAACACTTCCGGAGCTGTGTCGAGTTCGGAGCACGTGGACGTGACGATCGATTCGAACAACCCGGCAGCGCCGGTCGTGGATCCGAGCAAGGCCTATTACATCAAATCAGGGTCGGGGCAGCTCCTCACCCAATCCGGGGCCAATGCAACTGCGGTGGTCAGTGCTCCGGCTGGCGCAGGGTTTGAAGGGTGGAAATTCACTAGCAACAACGACGGTTCGTACCGCATCACCAACAATGTTTCCGGTCTTGCACTCGGCGTTGATTCCTCCGTCACGACAAGCCGGGCCTGGGCGGCAAAGCCAGCTCTCGCTCCCCTGTCCGGCACCGGGCCGACCGTAGGCCAGCAGTGGTTCATTCAAGCGGACCTCAGCACCCCGTCGACCAGCGGTTCGACTTCACCAACCGGCAGCTACCGGATCATTAACAGGTACAGCGGGCTGGTCATCAGCCTCACAGCAACCACCGCCCAGACGAGCCCGTACCGCAATTGGGCCAATATCACCGGAAATTCAGCGGATACCACGACACCGCAGAACCAAGCCATGACCTTCCAGGAAGCAGCCCCTGTCGGGGCACTGGTCGGCGTCGGTTCCGGGCGCTGCCTCGACGTGCCGAACAGTTCCACAACCAACGGAACTCTGGAAGATATTTGGGACTGCAACGGCGGCGCGAACCAGAAGTGGAACGTGACGGCAGCCGGAGAACTTCGCATCTTCGGCGACTCCAAATGCCTTGATCTCCTCAACAATGCGACCAGTCCCGGATCAAGCGTGGGCATTTGGGATTGCACCGGCGGAACGAACCAACAATGGACGGTGAATTCGGACGGAACCATCGTGTCCAAGTCATCCGGTCTCTGCCTCGATGTCGCAAACCAGAACACGGCCAACGGCACGTCGGTAGAGGTCTGGACGTGTAATCGCGGAACGAACCAACAATGGAAACGCGTCTGA
- a CDS encoding rhomboid family intramembrane serine protease, with amino-acid sequence MSYGIPAAEPSAGIPVCPRHPDRPSYVRCQRCGRPACPECQRAAAVGFQCIDCVNEMKRSTPAMRSAYGGAIATGRPLATYVLIGLCVLVYILQWLIPGDVVENQLAFASVYATPQFGAFEPWRMLTSAFVHSQGFVLHIGLNMYMLWIFGQVLEPVLGRIRFLAVYLLSAIGGSVGFLLLTPILPPTGVEGASGAIFGLFGALLVVQSRRGGDTRQLWILIAINGVIGFVVPGIAWQAHLGGLITGGLCAVVIAFAPRGPRRALLQAGGMALVAAILVLATIFRVTAG; translated from the coding sequence ATGAGTTATGGAATCCCGGCGGCAGAGCCGTCCGCAGGCATTCCGGTGTGCCCCAGGCACCCGGACAGGCCCTCCTATGTGCGGTGCCAGCGTTGCGGGCGTCCTGCATGCCCCGAATGCCAGCGGGCAGCCGCCGTCGGGTTCCAGTGCATTGATTGCGTCAATGAAATGAAGCGTTCGACGCCGGCCATGCGTTCCGCTTATGGCGGCGCCATTGCGACTGGCCGTCCGCTGGCGACGTACGTGCTTATCGGATTGTGCGTCCTGGTGTACATCCTGCAGTGGCTGATCCCCGGCGATGTCGTGGAGAATCAACTCGCCTTCGCATCCGTTTACGCCACCCCGCAGTTTGGGGCATTCGAACCTTGGCGGATGCTGACGTCCGCTTTTGTCCACTCCCAAGGTTTTGTCCTGCACATCGGGCTCAACATGTACATGCTCTGGATCTTCGGCCAGGTGCTTGAGCCCGTGCTAGGACGTATCCGCTTCCTGGCTGTTTATCTGTTGTCAGCCATCGGCGGCTCCGTTGGTTTCCTGCTGCTGACGCCTATCCTGCCTCCCACCGGTGTGGAAGGTGCTTCCGGTGCGATCTTCGGTCTCTTTGGCGCATTGCTGGTGGTCCAGAGCCGGCGCGGCGGAGACACCCGGCAACTGTGGATCCTTATTGCCATCAACGGCGTCATCGGCTTCGTTGTGCCTGGAATCGCTTGGCAGGCCCACCTTGGTGGCCTGATTACGGGTGGCTTGTGTGCCGTCGTGATTGCCTTTGCTCCGCGCGGACCGCGCCGAGCATTGCTGCAGGCTGGCGGCATGGCTCTTGTGGCCGCGATTCTGGTACTGGCTACCATCTTCCGGGTCACGGCAGGCTAA
- a CDS encoding peptidylprolyl isomerase has translation MTIATAKATFHTSLGDIVIDLFGNHAPKTVANFVGLATGEKSWTHPETGEDKTGTPLYDGTIFHRIIKDFMIQGGDPLGRGIGGPGYKFDDEIHPELNFNAPYKLAMANAGVQMGKGTNGSQFFITTVNTDWLYGKHSIFGEVADEESKKVVDAIEAVRTGMGDRPVEDVVINSIDIVQL, from the coding sequence ATGACCATCGCAACCGCAAAAGCAACTTTCCACACGAGCCTCGGCGATATCGTGATTGACCTCTTCGGCAACCATGCGCCCAAGACGGTCGCCAACTTCGTTGGCCTGGCCACCGGCGAAAAGTCCTGGACGCACCCGGAGACCGGCGAAGACAAGACCGGTACCCCGTTGTACGACGGCACCATTTTCCACCGCATCATCAAAGACTTCATGATCCAGGGCGGCGATCCCCTCGGCCGCGGCATCGGCGGTCCGGGCTACAAGTTCGACGACGAGATCCATCCGGAACTGAACTTCAACGCACCCTACAAGCTGGCCATGGCGAACGCCGGCGTCCAGATGGGCAAGGGCACCAACGGTTCCCAGTTCTTCATCACCACGGTCAACACTGACTGGCTCTACGGCAAGCACTCCATCTTCGGTGAGGTTGCCGACGAAGAGTCCAAGAAGGTCGTCGACGCCATCGAGGCTGTCCGCACCGGTATGGGCGACCGCCCTGTCGAAGACGTGGTCATCAACAGCATTGACATTGTCCAGCTCTGA
- a CDS encoding glycosyltransferase family 2 protein, producing the protein MQADRSFVDAVTNAAVVPVKPSVSIVIPAYNEEGVIRQCLIAAVYQSVPADEIIVVDNMSKDRTAEIVRQMQQEYPESPIILLSQDKTQGLIPTRNFGLNSATSDVLGRIDADSVLEPDWVEQVQKSFADPSVQAATGPVVYYDMPMRRFGLKADDKMRQLMLRLAKHQYHFLFGSNMALRRSAWETIRDETCLDEKDEMHEDIDLSLHLADHDLRVQYWPQMVSGMSARRLEDSPRDYRYYVTRFDRTYKAHNVKKMALKAPMVVFFSVYFPAKLLRAIHAANAPQGRRGGL; encoded by the coding sequence ATGCAAGCCGATAGATCTTTCGTAGATGCAGTCACTAACGCAGCCGTCGTACCCGTGAAGCCGAGCGTTTCTATCGTCATCCCGGCTTACAACGAGGAAGGCGTCATCCGGCAATGCCTGATCGCTGCCGTTTACCAGTCCGTACCTGCCGACGAGATCATCGTCGTGGACAACATGTCCAAGGACCGCACTGCGGAAATCGTCCGGCAAATGCAGCAGGAATACCCGGAGAGCCCCATCATCCTGCTAAGCCAGGACAAGACCCAGGGACTCATTCCCACCCGCAACTTCGGCCTCAATAGCGCGACATCGGATGTCCTGGGCAGAATCGACGCCGATTCCGTCCTGGAACCCGACTGGGTCGAGCAGGTCCAGAAGTCCTTCGCCGATCCCTCCGTGCAAGCGGCCACGGGTCCTGTGGTCTACTACGACATGCCCATGCGTCGGTTCGGGCTCAAAGCCGACGACAAGATGCGCCAACTCATGCTTCGGCTTGCGAAGCACCAGTACCACTTTCTTTTTGGTTCGAACATGGCGCTTCGCCGTTCAGCGTGGGAAACCATCCGTGACGAGACCTGCCTGGATGAGAAGGACGAAATGCACGAGGACATCGATCTGTCCCTGCACCTGGCAGACCACGATCTCAGGGTGCAGTACTGGCCGCAGATGGTCTCCGGGATGTCGGCCCGCAGGCTCGAGGATTCGCCGCGAGACTATCGCTACTACGTGACCCGCTTCGACCGAACCTACAAAGCCCACAACGTGAAGAAAATGGCACTGAAGGCTCCCATGGTGGTGTTCTTCTCGGTCTATTTCCCGGCCAAGCTGCTCCGCGCCATACACGCAGCCAACGCACCCCAGGGCCGCCGCGGCGGCCTATAG
- a CDS encoding DMT family transporter produces MNFIVAALGVLGVASSGPLIAGTLGATSVTALAIAFWRNAIAAVVMASPVLIREPRQFRKITRSEFMWSSVAAVALAFHFACFITALQLTSVAAATALVCLQSAWIAVFQLFRGTRHRWPVLVGLGIALGGVAAITGFDMGSSPKAFLGDVLALAGGALAGLYTLAGGKARQSMRTGTYTTLCYGICAAIVAILAFAGGQPLVGFDAGGWVGIVAITVCAQLVGHTAFNHLLATMSPLLVSMIILLEIPGAALLAAIFLHEKLPAGTYAGLALILGGLAVVVAGQRRGKGEAVRGDGQIAELGTD; encoded by the coding sequence GTGAACTTCATTGTTGCTGCTTTGGGCGTGCTCGGCGTCGCATCATCCGGACCTCTCATCGCAGGAACACTCGGCGCCACCTCCGTCACGGCGCTGGCCATCGCCTTCTGGCGCAACGCCATCGCCGCCGTCGTCATGGCTTCGCCGGTCCTGATCCGCGAACCCCGCCAGTTCCGTAAGATCACCCGCAGCGAATTCATGTGGTCCTCCGTCGCGGCAGTGGCGCTGGCCTTCCACTTCGCGTGTTTCATCACGGCGCTTCAGTTGACGTCAGTTGCTGCCGCTACAGCCTTGGTCTGCCTGCAGTCGGCGTGGATCGCCGTCTTCCAGCTCTTTCGGGGGACTCGGCACCGTTGGCCGGTCCTGGTGGGACTTGGCATCGCGTTGGGCGGGGTTGCGGCCATCACGGGCTTCGATATGGGATCTTCTCCAAAAGCTTTCCTCGGTGACGTCCTGGCCCTCGCCGGCGGCGCGTTGGCCGGCCTGTACACCTTGGCCGGGGGGAAGGCCCGCCAGAGCATGCGCACTGGAACGTACACAACGCTTTGCTACGGGATCTGTGCGGCCATTGTAGCTATCCTTGCCTTCGCGGGCGGTCAGCCCCTTGTAGGGTTCGACGCCGGCGGCTGGGTGGGGATAGTGGCCATCACCGTATGCGCACAACTTGTGGGCCACACGGCCTTCAACCATCTCCTGGCCACCATGAGCCCGCTGTTGGTCTCGATGATCATCCTGCTGGAGATCCCGGGGGCAGCACTTCTCGCGGCGATTTTCCTGCATGAGAAGCTGCCTGCGGGGACATACGCGGGGCTCGCCTTGATCCTGGGCGGGCTGGCCGTCGTCGTTGCCGGTCAACGGCGCGGCAAGGGAGAAGCGGTTCGAGGCGACGGCCAGATCGCCGAACTCGGGACAGACTGA
- a CDS encoding DLW-39 family protein, which translates to MKKLLIVAAAIAGVVLYKKAQESEARKAVWSKATDTVD; encoded by the coding sequence GTGAAGAAGTTGCTCATAGTTGCAGCGGCGATCGCAGGCGTCGTTCTCTACAAAAAAGCGCAGGAATCCGAAGCCCGGAAAGCAGTGTGGAGCAAGGCAACCGACACGGTTGACTAG
- a CDS encoding DUF3566 domain-containing protein, with protein MSNSDSYPKPSTGVPGGFRQPSATPRVDAPARPQQRPAASTSGAAGTGAERVPGQRPAVPGQRPVGAQRPAGQRPAAPGQRPVQGQRPAPGTPGLVKPAPKAKVRRARLLVSKVDPWSVLKMAFLLSVALGIVTVIAAIVLWTVLDLTGIFNQVDSLLGTLAGSESGGFELKKVASLGQVASFATIIAVVNVVLLTALSMLSAVLYNISATLVGGIGVTLTDD; from the coding sequence GTGAGCAATTCGGACTCATATCCCAAGCCGAGTACGGGTGTCCCTGGAGGATTCCGGCAACCGTCGGCTACTCCGCGGGTAGACGCACCGGCCCGTCCCCAGCAGCGGCCCGCAGCATCCACCTCGGGTGCAGCGGGAACCGGCGCAGAAAGGGTCCCGGGACAGCGTCCAGCCGTTCCCGGGCAGCGTCCAGTGGGGGCGCAGCGACCGGCAGGGCAGCGCCCCGCCGCGCCTGGTCAGCGACCCGTTCAAGGCCAGCGACCCGCTCCCGGGACTCCAGGGCTTGTGAAGCCGGCGCCGAAGGCAAAGGTTCGCCGTGCCCGCCTGTTGGTCAGCAAGGTTGATCCCTGGTCGGTGCTGAAGATGGCGTTCCTGCTGTCCGTCGCATTGGGCATCGTCACGGTGATTGCCGCGATCGTTCTTTGGACTGTTCTGGACCTTACCGGGATTTTCAACCAAGTGGACAGCCTCTTGGGCACCCTGGCAGGTTCGGAAAGCGGTGGTTTTGAACTGAAGAAGGTCGCTTCCCTGGGACAGGTCGCTTCCTTTGCCACCATCATTGCCGTGGTGAATGTTGTCTTGCTGACTGCCCTCTCGATGTTGAGTGCTGTGCTCTATAACATTTCAGCAACACTCGTTGGCGGCATTGGCGTGACCCTCACCGACGACTAG